In Streptomyces venezuelae, the sequence GAGGCACTCGCGTGCCTCCCTGCCCGCACTTCCACCCGATCGGGCTACAGAACGCGATCAGACATCCGTGGCCGTGCTCGAACGCGCGTCAGCTCCGGCGTACGCCGTCCGCGAGCTCGCCTGCGAGCGCCCGTACGGCGTCCAGCCCGGCCGGCAGGTCCGGTGCGTCCAGGAGCAGCTTCACGAAGGCCGAGCCGACGATGACGCCGTCGGCGAAGCCCGCGACCTCCTTGGCCTGGACGGCGTTGGAGACGCCGAGGCCGACGCAGACCGGGAGCTCGGTGGTGGCGCGGGTGCGCCGGACCAGGTCCTGGGCCTGGTTGCCGACGGACTCGCGGGTGCCGGTGACTCCCATGAGGGAGGCGGCGTAGACGAAACCGGAGCCGGCCGCCGTGATGGTGGCCAGGCGCGCGTCCTTGCTGCTGGGGGCCACGACGAAGACGGTCGCCAGGCCGTGCTTGTCCGCGTGCTCGCGCCACAGCGCGGACTCCTGCACCGGCAGGTCGGGCAGGATGCAGCCGGCGCCGCCCGCGGCCGCCAGCTCGGCCGTGAACCGCTCGACGCCGTAGCGGTCGATGGGGTTCCAGTAGGTCATCACCAGGATCGGGGCGCCGGTCGCCTCGTGGGCCTCGCGGACGGTGCGGAGCACGTCGGCGATCTTGACGCCGCCGCGCAGGGCGATGTCGTCGGCGGTCTGGATGACCGGCCCGTCGAGGACCGGGTCGCTGTGGGGCAGGCCGATCTCGACGACGTCCGCGCCTCCGGCGAGGACGGCCTTCGCCGCCTCGATGCCGCCGTCGACGGTCGGGAAGCCCGCGGGGAGGTAGGCGACGAGGGCCGCGCGGTCCTCGGACTTCGCCTTGGCCAGGGTGGCGCTCAGCAGGTCGATGTTGCCGCGCCCGTGTGTGGAGCTCACTTGTCGTCCCCCTCGGAGAACTCGTCGGCGGCGACTTCACCGTCGGTGTCGTACAGGCCGAAGTAGCGGGCGGCCGTGTCCATGTCCTTGTCGCCGCGACCGGACAGGTTGACGACGATCAGGCCGTCCTCGCCCAGCTCGCGGCCCAGGTCCAGGGCGCCCGCGAGGGCGTGCGCCGACTCGATCGCCGGGATGATCCCCTCGGTGCGCGAGAGCAGGCGCAGGGCCTGCATCGCCGCGTCGTCGGTGACGGCGCGGTACTCGCCGCGGCCGGAGTCCTTGAGGTAGGAGTGCTCCGGGCCGATGCCCGGGTAGTCCAGGCCGGCCGAGATGGAGTACGGCTCGGTGATCTGGCCCTCCTCGTCCTGCAGGACGTAGGAGCGGGAGCCGTGCAGGATGCCGGGCTCGCCGGCGGTGAGCGTGGCCGCGTGCTCTCCGGTCTCGACGCCGTGTCCGGCGGGCTCGAAGCCGACCAGGCGGACGCCGGTGTCCGGGATGAAGGCGTGGAAGAGGCCGATGGCGTTGGAGCCGCCGCCGACGCAGGCCGCGACGGCGTCCGGGAGCCGGCCCGCGCGCTCCAGGATCTGGCGGCGGGCTTCGACCCCGATGACCCGGTGGAAGTCGCGGACCATGGCCGGGAAGGGGTGCGGGCCGGCGACCGTACCGAAGAGGTAGTGGGTGCGGTCCACGTTGGCGACCCAGTCGCGGAACGCCTCGTTGATCGCGTCCTTGAGCGTCCGGGAGCCGGACTTCACGGCGATGACCTCGGCGCCCAGCATGCGCATGCGGGCCACGTTGAGGGCCTGGCGCTGGGTGTCGACCTCACCCATGTAGATGGTGCAGTCGAGGCCGAAGAGCGCGCAGGCGGTGGCGGTGGCCACGCCGTGCTGGCCGGCGCCGGTCTCGGCGATGACGCGGGTCTTGCCCATGCGCTTGGTGAGCAGTGCCTGGCCCAGCACGTTGTTGATCTTGTGTGAGCCGGTGTGGTTCAGGTCCTCGCGCTTGAGGAAGATCCGCGCGCCGCCGGCGTGCTCGGCGAAGCGGGGCACCTCGGTGAGGGAGCTCGGACGGCCGGTGTAGTTGACCATGAGGTCGTTCAGCTCGGCCGCGAAGGCCGGGTCGCCCTTGGCCTTCTCGTACTCGACGGCGACCTCGTCCACGGCGGCGACGAGCGCCTCCGGGATGAACTTGCCGCCGAAGTCGCCGAAGTAGCCCTCGGCGTTGGGAACGTGACCCTCCGGGTCCGGAATGAAGAACTCGCTGGACATGTCCAGTGCTCCTACGGGTGCGAGATGCGGCGGGGTGGATTCACCGTATTGCGCCGCCCGCCCGTGCCGCGTACACCCCGCTGGGGGATGTCGTGGGTACGGTGCGGAGCGGCCCGCGTCCGGGGCCGGCGGCCCGGGACGTCAGGCCGTACGAGAGCTGCGCGCGGCGCGGTACGTCCGGCGTACCGGGCCGCTGCGGCCCTCGTTACAGCGCGCCTCCGCGGCGCCATCGCATGCCGTTGACCTGACCGGGCTCGGAGCCGATCACGTACCGGACCCGCCGCCCGTGCACACGCCGGGCCGGGGCGCGGCAGCCGCGGGGGCGGCAGCCGCGCGCCAGGGGCGCGTGCGCCGTCGGCACGGCGACCGGGCGGGAGCCCGGCCGGGTGCGGACGGAGAAGCGGTCGTGGGCCATGGGCAGGGGTCAGCTCCGCCCGTGGCGCAGGGCGGGGTGGGCGCCGGCGGCGACGAGGTCGGCCACGGCCGCCTTCGGGTCGCGGCCGGTCACCAGGGACTCCCCGACGAGGACGGCGTCCGCGCCCTCGTTGGCGTAGGCGATCAGGTCGTGCGGGCCACGGATGCCGGACTCGGCGATCTTGACGATGTGGTCCGGGATCTCGCCGACGACGCGCTCGAAGGTGGAGCGGTCGACCTTGAGGTCCTTGAGGTTGCGGGCGTTGACGCCGATGATCTTGGCACCGGCGGCGACCGCGCGCTCCACCTCCTCCTCGTCGTGGACCTCGACGAGCGGGGTGAGACCGATGGACTCGGCCCGCTCGATGAGGGAGACGAGGGCCTCCTGCTCCAGGGCCGCGACGATCAGCAGGACGAGGTCGGCGCCGTAGGCGCGGGCCTCCCAGAGCTGGTACGCCGTGACGATGAAGTCCTTGCGCAGGATCGGGATGTCCACGCGGGCGCGGACGGCCTCCAGGTCGGCCAGCGAGCCGCCGAACCGGCGCTGCTCGGTGAGGACGGAGATGACCGCCGCACCGCCAGCCTCGTAGTCGGCGGCGAGCCCGGCCGGATCGGCGATGGCGGCCAGCGCGCCCTTGGACGGGCTGGAGCGCTTGACCTCGCAGATCACCTTGACGCTGTCGCCGCGCAGGGCAGCGACGCCGTCCTTGGCCTGGGGCGCCTTGGCGGCACGCTCCTTGAGCTCGTCGAGGCTCACGCGGGCCTGCCGTTCGGCAAGGTCTTCGCGGACCCCTTCGATGATCTCGTCGAGCACACTCACGCGAGCGGCCCCCTTCCGGGTCGATGACGGTCGGCCGCCTTGCAGACAAGTACAACAGCAAGGTCGGCATTCAAATGGTATCCGCAGGAGGCGTTGCCCTCCGCACCCGGTTGACGTCGTCCCAGTAACTGGACATCCGGAATCCGTGCGCCATAGGGCCTGCCCAGAGGGCTCAGGGCGCCAGCGCTGAGCCGAAAGAGAGATTTCGGACAACGGCGAAAACCAGTGCCAGCACGCCGAGCGCCCACCAGTACCGCGGCCGCAGGACGATCCTCGGGGCCGGACCGCCGCGGAACGCGCGGACCAGCCACAGGGCCATGAACCCCGCGAACACGAAATAGCCCACGACCGCGAACGCGTTCGCCCCCAGAGCGGTGACCAGATCCCCGTGTGCGAAGGCGTGCGCGCTGCGCAGGCCGCCGCAGCCCGGGCACAGGACGCCCGTCAGCCGGAACAGCGGGCACACCGGGTAGTGGCCGGGCTCGTTCGGATCCACCGCACCCACGTACGCGAAGGCCGCGGTGACCCCGGCCAGGTAGAGCACCGGGACGGCGAGCCGCCGGGCCCGGGACGGCCGCTCGGCGGGCTGCCCCGGCTCCGCGGGCACGGGAGCCGGTGACGGCGGGGCATCGGGGGTACGAGAGGCGTCCACCTGCTGATTCTCTCCGCTCATGACAAAAGGCGCAGCCCGGCGGGGCCGCGCCTTTCGGCTGTGTCGCTCGCGCGCTCAGGCCTTGGCGGGAACCTTGGAAGCGGCGATGACCTCGGCGAGGTCCTTGTGGGCGGGCTTCGGCGTGCCCATGCCCGCGGCCCGCATCCCCAGGCCGACGACACCGCCGAGCGCGACGACGACAAGGCCGGCCCAGAAGCCCAGCGGGTTCGCGAGCACCATGAAGGCGCCGGAGATGCAGAAACCGATGAAGGCGATGATGACACCGGTCCAGGCGGCCGGGGTGTGTCCGTGGCTGCTGCCCGCCATGAGTTGCTCCTCGTTGCTCTGTCGCGCTGCTGTGTCGAACGTGCGGTCTGTGTCGGACGCTCGGCGACCATTGTCCCGTACCGGGCGGCTTCGCCGTCCAGGGGGGTCGGGTCAGGGGGCCCGGTCGGCGCCCGGGTCGGTGGTCGGGTCCTCGCCGCGGTCCAGAGCCTTCCACAGATCTTCCGGCCGGTCCGGATCAATCGCTGCGACAGTCCGGGCACGCGGGCTTCCGTCACGCTCGTAGCGGCCTCCCATGGAGGGCCAGCTCCGGCCGAAGCGCAGCGCCAGCAGACCGGCCGCCAGGATCAGGATCGCGCCCGCGGCCGTGACGTAGGGCCAGGTCGTCTGGGTCAGACCCGCCACGTGCGCGGCGCTGTCGGCGGTCGTCCGGGCGGCCTGCGCGTCCAGCGCACGACGGCCGTCGGCGCCGAACACGGCCGACAGGGCAGCGCCCAGGCCGCTGAGCGCGAGCAGCCCCGCCACCAGCAGCCGGCTCCTGCCGCGGACGGCGAAGACGGCGACCAGTGCGGCGAGGCCCACGATGGCCAGCGCCGCGGGGAGGCCGGTGACGGCCCGCCCGTCGGCGGTCAGCTGCAGCGAGTCGCTGCCGAGGGCGGCGGTCCCGCGGGCCCAGGTCCGGCCGGAGGCGAGCAGGACGACGGTGGCGCCGAGGGCGCCGAGCAGCAGGGCGACGGCCACGCTGCGGCGGCCGCCGCGACCGTCGGGAGCCTCGGGCTGGGTCTCGGCGTCGGCGTCGTTTCGGGGCGGGGGTACGGCACTCACGTACCCCACTATCCCTTACGCCCTCAGGAGCCGGTCAGGCGGTTCGCCGCTCCCACCGCGCGCAGCACGGCGGCCGCCTTGTTCCGGCACTCGTTGTCCTCCAGCTCGGGCACCGAGTCGGCGACGACACCGGCTCCGGCCTGCACGTACGCCGTACCGTCGCGCAGCAGCGCGGTACGGATGGCGATGGCCGTGTCGGAGTCCCCGGCGAAGTCCAGGTAGCCCACGCAGCCGCCGTAGAGGCCGCGGCGGGAGGGCTCCAGCTCCTCGATGATCTGCATGGCGCGGGGCTTGGGCGCGCCGGACAGGGTGCCGGCCGGGAAGCAGGCGGTGAGCACGTCGAAGGCGGTCTTCCCCTCGGCCACGCGCCCCGTCACGGTGGAGACGATGTGCATCACGTGGGAGTAGCGCTCGATCGACATGAAGTCCACGACCTCCACCGATCCCGGCTCGCAGACCCGGCCGAGGTCGTTGCGGCCCAGGTCGACGAGCATCAGGTGCTCGGCGCGCTCCTTCGGGTCGGCCATCAGCTCGTCGGCGAGGTCGTTGTCCTCCTGCGGGGTCGCGCCGCGGTGGCGGGTGCCGGCGATGGGGTGGACCATGGCCCGCCCGTCCTCGACCTTGACCAGCGCCTCGGGGCTGGAGCCGACCACGTCGAAGCCGTTCTCGAAGCGGAAGAGGTACATGTACGGGGACGGGTTGGTGGCCCGCAGTACCCGGTAGACGTCCAGCGCGGAGGCATGGCAGGGGGTCTCGAACCGCTGCGAGGGCACCACCTGGAAGGCCTCGCCCGCCCGGATGCGCTCCTTGATGTCCTCGACGGCCGCCTGGTACTTCTCGCCGCCCCACAGGGCGGAGAACTCGGGCAGCTCGGAGGCGGGCAGCGCGGCCGGCGTGTACGGGGCGGGCCGCGCGAGGTCGGCCTGCATCGCGTCGAGGCGGGCCACGGCGTCCGCGTACGCCTCGTCGACCCCGGAATCGAGGTCGTTGTGGTTGATGGCGTTCGCGATGAGCTGGACGGTGCCGTCCCAGTGGTCCAGGACCGCCAGGTCGGAGGTGAGCAGCATGGTCAGCTCCGGCAGCTCCAGGTCGTCGGCCGTGTGCTCGCCGATGCGCTCCAGGCGGCGCACGATGTCGTAGCCGAGGTAGCCGACCATGCCGCCGGTGAAGGGCGGCATGCCGCCGGCGAGGTCACGGGGGGTGTGCAGGGCCTCGACCGTGGCGCGCAGGGCGTCGAGGGGGTCGCCGTCGGTGGGTACGCCCACGGGCGGGGTGCCGATCCAGTGCGTCCGGCCGTCCCGGGCGGTCAGGGTGGCGTCGCTGCGGACCCCGATGAAGGAGTACCGGGACCAGGAGCGGCCGTTCTCGGCGGACTCCAGG encodes:
- the trpA gene encoding tryptophan synthase subunit alpha — protein: MSSTHGRGNIDLLSATLAKAKSEDRAALVAYLPAGFPTVDGGIEAAKAVLAGGADVVEIGLPHSDPVLDGPVIQTADDIALRGGVKIADVLRTVREAHEATGAPILVMTYWNPIDRYGVERFTAELAAAGGAGCILPDLPVQESALWREHADKHGLATVFVVAPSSKDARLATITAAGSGFVYAASLMGVTGTRESVGNQAQDLVRRTRATTELPVCVGLGVSNAVQAKEVAGFADGVIVGSAFVKLLLDAPDLPAGLDAVRALAGELADGVRRS
- the trpB gene encoding tryptophan synthase subunit beta, which gives rise to MSSEFFIPDPEGHVPNAEGYFGDFGGKFIPEALVAAVDEVAVEYEKAKGDPAFAAELNDLMVNYTGRPSSLTEVPRFAEHAGGARIFLKREDLNHTGSHKINNVLGQALLTKRMGKTRVIAETGAGQHGVATATACALFGLDCTIYMGEVDTQRQALNVARMRMLGAEVIAVKSGSRTLKDAINEAFRDWVANVDRTHYLFGTVAGPHPFPAMVRDFHRVIGVEARRQILERAGRLPDAVAACVGGGSNAIGLFHAFIPDTGVRLVGFEPAGHGVETGEHAATLTAGEPGILHGSRSYVLQDEEGQITEPYSISAGLDYPGIGPEHSYLKDSGRGEYRAVTDDAAMQALRLLSRTEGIIPAIESAHALAGALDLGRELGEDGLIVVNLSGRGDKDMDTAARYFGLYDTDGEVAADEFSEGDDK
- the trpM gene encoding tryptophan biosynthesis modulator TrpM — translated: MAHDRFSVRTRPGSRPVAVPTAHAPLARGCRPRGCRAPARRVHGRRVRYVIGSEPGQVNGMRWRRGGAL
- the trpC gene encoding indole-3-glycerol phosphate synthase TrpC, with translation MSVLDEIIEGVREDLAERQARVSLDELKERAAKAPQAKDGVAALRGDSVKVICEVKRSSPSKGALAAIADPAGLAADYEAGGAAVISVLTEQRRFGGSLADLEAVRARVDIPILRKDFIVTAYQLWEARAYGADLVLLIVAALEQEALVSLIERAESIGLTPLVEVHDEEEVERAVAAGAKIIGVNARNLKDLKVDRSTFERVVGEIPDHIVKIAESGIRGPHDLIAYANEGADAVLVGESLVTGRDPKAAVADLVAAGAHPALRHGRS
- a CDS encoding DUF2752 domain-containing protein; the protein is MSGENQQVDASRTPDAPPSPAPVPAEPGQPAERPSRARRLAVPVLYLAGVTAAFAYVGAVDPNEPGHYPVCPLFRLTGVLCPGCGGLRSAHAFAHGDLVTALGANAFAVVGYFVFAGFMALWLVRAFRGGPAPRIVLRPRYWWALGVLALVFAVVRNLSFGSALAP
- a CDS encoding HGxxPAAW family protein; translation: MAGSSHGHTPAAWTGVIIAFIGFCISGAFMVLANPLGFWAGLVVVALGGVVGLGMRAAGMGTPKPAHKDLAEVIAASKVPAKA
- a CDS encoding TIGR02234 family membrane protein; amino-acid sequence: MGYVSAVPPPRNDADAETQPEAPDGRGGRRSVAVALLLGALGATVVLLASGRTWARGTAALGSDSLQLTADGRAVTGLPAALAIVGLAALVAVFAVRGRSRLLVAGLLALSGLGAALSAVFGADGRRALDAQAARTTADSAAHVAGLTQTTWPYVTAAGAILILAAGLLALRFGRSWPSMGGRYERDGSPRARTVAAIDPDRPEDLWKALDRGEDPTTDPGADRAP
- a CDS encoding anthranilate synthase component I produces the protein MDLETFRKLAADRRVIPVSRKLLADGDTPVGLYRKLAAERPGTFLLESAENGRSWSRYSFIGVRSDATLTARDGRTHWIGTPPVGVPTDGDPLDALRATVEALHTPRDLAGGMPPFTGGMVGYLGYDIVRRLERIGEHTADDLELPELTMLLTSDLAVLDHWDGTVQLIANAINHNDLDSGVDEAYADAVARLDAMQADLARPAPYTPAALPASELPEFSALWGGEKYQAAVEDIKERIRAGEAFQVVPSQRFETPCHASALDVYRVLRATNPSPYMYLFRFENGFDVVGSSPEALVKVEDGRAMVHPIAGTRHRGATPQEDNDLADELMADPKERAEHLMLVDLGRNDLGRVCEPGSVEVVDFMSIERYSHVMHIVSTVTGRVAEGKTAFDVLTACFPAGTLSGAPKPRAMQIIEELEPSRRGLYGGCVGYLDFAGDSDTAIAIRTALLRDGTAYVQAGAGVVADSVPELEDNECRNKAAAVLRAVGAANRLTGS